One Streptomyces sp. B21-105 genomic region harbors:
- a CDS encoding ABC transporter substrate-binding protein, translated as MSNVRAARLSRRGILAAGGALGLGAALAACGDEDATATGSGSPASASAKSGPWSFKDDRGTTVKLDAIPANIVAFTGVAAALFDYGIQVKGVFGPTKTAAGKADVQAGDMDVSKVTVLGNVWDEFNVEKYAALAPDVLISTTFDSAGTLWYVPEASKDKIAKLAPSVAVSVYDRQLTAPLQRMWELAESLGADMTATAVTDAKKKFEAAAARLRAAAKAKPDIKVMAGSASAELFYVSGTDLSVDLEYFKSLGVNFVEPPESAKAQGGGWYESLSWENVDKYPADIIMMDDRSSTIQPADITEATWKKLPAVKAGQVIARSPEPILSYDKCVPLLDDLAAALEKAKKVS; from the coding sequence ATGTCCAACGTCAGAGCCGCCCGTCTCTCCCGCCGCGGCATCCTCGCCGCCGGTGGCGCCCTCGGCCTCGGCGCCGCGCTCGCAGCCTGCGGGGACGAGGACGCGACGGCCACGGGCTCCGGATCGCCGGCGAGCGCCTCCGCCAAGTCCGGTCCCTGGAGCTTCAAGGACGACCGCGGCACCACGGTGAAGCTGGACGCGATCCCCGCGAACATCGTCGCCTTCACCGGCGTCGCCGCCGCCCTCTTCGACTACGGCATCCAGGTCAAGGGCGTCTTCGGCCCGACGAAGACCGCCGCGGGCAAGGCCGACGTCCAGGCCGGCGACATGGACGTCAGCAAGGTGACCGTCCTCGGCAACGTCTGGGACGAGTTCAACGTCGAGAAGTACGCGGCCCTCGCGCCCGACGTCCTCATCTCCACGACGTTCGACAGCGCCGGCACCCTCTGGTACGTCCCCGAGGCCTCCAAGGACAAGATCGCGAAGCTCGCCCCGAGCGTCGCCGTCTCGGTCTACGACCGTCAGCTGACCGCGCCGCTGCAGCGCATGTGGGAGCTGGCCGAGTCGCTCGGCGCCGACATGACGGCGACCGCGGTCACCGACGCGAAGAAGAAGTTCGAGGCCGCCGCGGCCCGGCTGCGCGCCGCCGCCAAGGCCAAGCCCGACATCAAGGTGATGGCCGGTTCCGCGAGCGCCGAGCTGTTCTACGTCTCCGGCACCGACCTCTCCGTCGACCTGGAGTACTTCAAGTCCCTCGGCGTGAACTTCGTCGAGCCGCCGGAGAGCGCCAAGGCCCAGGGTGGCGGCTGGTACGAGTCGCTGAGCTGGGAGAACGTCGACAAGTACCCGGCCGACATCATCATGATGGACGACCGCTCCTCGACCATCCAGCCCGCCGACATCACCGAGGCGACCTGGAAGAAGCTGCCCGCGGTGAAGGCCGGCCAGGTCATCGCGCGCTCGCCCGAGCCGATCCTGTCGTACGACAAGTGCGTGCCGCTGCTGGACGACCTCGCCGCCGCGCTGGAGAAGGCGAAGAAGGTTTCCTGA
- a CDS encoding siderophore-interacting protein, which yields MTTAVAAPFRFFSLRVVRTGRPGSSLVRVTFAGEDLEHFLSDGRDQSLSLFLPHPGQDAPAVPYGLGEGWWQAWRELPDGVRAVMRSYTLRALRRDALGRTREIDIDFVLHTPAGPASAWASRAAAGDRVVLLGPAVADNRAIRFRPPHDTDLVLLWGDESALPAVASILESLPAGQRARVWLETHDAGNVRELATAADAEVTWSVGEGSVDAVRAARLPAATRPYVWIAGESGCVKALRRHFVQERGIDRRRVTFVGYWRQGMSEEQLREAE from the coding sequence GTGACCACGGCCGTCGCCGCACCTTTCCGCTTCTTCTCGCTCCGGGTCGTACGGACCGGACGGCCCGGGTCGTCGCTCGTCCGGGTCACCTTCGCCGGGGAGGACCTCGAGCACTTCCTCTCCGACGGGCGCGACCAGTCGCTGTCGCTGTTCCTGCCCCACCCGGGGCAGGACGCGCCCGCCGTCCCCTATGGACTCGGGGAGGGCTGGTGGCAGGCGTGGCGTGAACTGCCGGACGGGGTGCGGGCGGTGATGCGGTCGTACACCCTGCGCGCCCTGCGCCGCGACGCGCTCGGCCGCACCCGGGAGATCGACATCGACTTCGTGCTGCACACCCCGGCCGGTCCCGCCTCCGCGTGGGCCTCCCGCGCGGCCGCCGGGGACCGGGTGGTGCTGCTCGGCCCGGCCGTGGCCGACAACCGGGCGATCCGGTTCCGGCCGCCGCACGACACCGACCTGGTGCTGCTGTGGGGCGACGAGAGCGCCTTGCCGGCTGTCGCGTCGATCCTGGAGTCCCTGCCGGCCGGGCAACGCGCCCGGGTGTGGCTGGAGACGCACGACGCGGGAAACGTACGGGAGTTGGCGACGGCGGCGGACGCCGAGGTCACCTGGTCGGTCGGGGAGGGCTCCGTCGACGCCGTGCGCGCCGCCCGGCTGCCGGCCGCGACGCGTCCGTACGTCTGGATCGCGGGCGAGTCGGGGTGCGTGAAGGCGCTGCGCCGGCACTTCGTCCAGGAGCGCGGCATCGACCGGCGCCGGGTCACCTTCGTCGGGTACTGGCGCCAGGGCATGAGCGAGGAGCAGCTCCGCGAGGCGGAGTAG
- the desA gene encoding lysine decarboxylase DesA — protein sequence MRSHLLNDTTAERYRRSVTEGVERVAAKLATIQRPFTGITVDDLAPRIDAVDLDRPLGDTTAVLDELEEVYLRDAVYFHHPRYLAHLNCPVVIPAVLGEAVLSAVNSSLDTWDQSAGGTLIERKLIDWTTARIGLGPAADGVFTSGGSQSNLQALLLAREEAKSDSPARLRVFASDVGHFSVKKSAKLLGLEPDAVVSVPVDHDKRMQTVALARELERCERAGLVPMAVVATAGTTDFGSIDPLPEIAELCRQFGAWMHVDAAYGCGLLASVKHRNRIDGIERADSVTVDYHKSFFQPVSSSAVLVRDAATLRHATYHAEYLNPRRMVDERIPNQVDKSLQTTRRFDALKLWMTLRTMGADGIGRLFDEVCDLAAEGFDLLAADPRYDVVVQPSLSTLVFRYIPAAVTDPAAIDRANLYARKALFASGDAVVAGTKVGARNYLKFTLLNPETTTDDIGAVLDLIAGHAEQYLGDSLDRAS from the coding sequence ATGCGCTCGCACCTGCTCAATGACACGACCGCTGAGCGGTACCGCCGCTCCGTGACCGAAGGAGTCGAGCGGGTCGCCGCCAAACTGGCCACCATCCAGCGGCCGTTCACCGGCATCACGGTCGACGACCTCGCGCCCCGCATCGACGCCGTCGACCTCGACCGGCCCCTGGGCGACACCACCGCCGTACTCGACGAGCTGGAGGAGGTGTACCTCCGTGACGCGGTCTACTTCCACCACCCGCGCTACCTCGCCCACCTCAACTGCCCGGTCGTGATCCCCGCCGTGCTGGGCGAGGCGGTCCTGTCCGCCGTCAACTCCTCCCTGGACACCTGGGACCAGTCGGCGGGCGGCACCCTCATCGAGCGCAAGCTGATCGACTGGACGACCGCCCGCATCGGCCTCGGGCCCGCCGCCGACGGCGTGTTCACCTCCGGCGGCAGCCAGTCCAACCTCCAGGCACTGCTGCTCGCCCGCGAGGAGGCGAAGTCGGACTCCCCGGCGAGACTGCGCGTCTTCGCCTCCGACGTCGGCCACTTCAGCGTGAAGAAGTCCGCGAAGCTCCTGGGCCTCGAGCCGGACGCCGTGGTCTCCGTCCCCGTCGACCACGACAAGCGCATGCAGACGGTCGCGCTCGCCCGCGAGCTGGAGCGCTGCGAGCGGGCCGGACTCGTCCCGATGGCTGTCGTCGCCACCGCCGGCACCACCGACTTCGGCTCGATCGACCCGCTGCCCGAGATCGCCGAGCTGTGCCGGCAGTTCGGCGCGTGGATGCACGTCGACGCCGCGTACGGCTGCGGGCTGCTCGCCTCCGTGAAGCACCGGAACCGCATCGACGGCATCGAGCGCGCCGACTCCGTCACCGTCGACTACCACAAGTCCTTCTTCCAGCCCGTGAGTTCGTCCGCCGTGCTGGTGCGGGACGCGGCCACGCTGCGCCACGCCACCTACCACGCCGAGTACCTCAACCCGCGCCGCATGGTGGACGAGCGCATCCCCAACCAGGTCGACAAGTCCCTGCAGACCACCCGCCGGTTCGACGCGCTCAAGCTGTGGATGACCCTGCGGACCATGGGCGCCGACGGCATCGGCCGGCTCTTCGACGAGGTCTGCGACCTGGCCGCCGAAGGCTTCGACCTGCTGGCCGCCGACCCGCGCTACGACGTCGTGGTCCAGCCGTCGCTCTCCACCCTCGTCTTCCGCTACATCCCCGCCGCCGTCACCGACCCGGCCGCGATCGACCGGGCCAACCTGTACGCCCGCAAGGCCCTGTTCGCCTCCGGTGACGCCGTGGTCGCGGGCACCAAGGTCGGCGCCCGCAACTACCTGAAGTTCACCCTGCTCAACCCCGAGACGACGACCGACGACATCGGGGCCGTCCTCGACCTGATCGCCGGCCACGCCGAGCAGTACCTGGGAGACTCCCTTGACCGCGCTTCCTGA
- a CDS encoding lysine N(6)-hydroxylase/L-ornithine N(5)-oxygenase family protein, which translates to MTALPEPEPAPVTQIHDFVGIGLGPFNLGLACLTEPIDALDGVFLESKPHFEWHSGMFLDGAHLQTPFMSDLVTLADPTSPFSFLNYLKEKGRLYSFYIRENFYPLRVEYDDYCRWAADQLSSVRFSTTVAEVTYEDELYVVRTTAGEEFRARHLVLGTGTPPYVPEVCAGLGGDFTHNSRYLQHRAELQKKESITLVGSGQSAAEIYYDLLSEIDVHGYRLNWVTRSPRFFPLEYTKLTLEMTSPEYADYFRELPEQTRYRLTAEQKGLFKGIAGDLVDEIFDLLYQKNLGGPVPTRLLTNSSLTGASYADGAYTLSFRQEEQGKDFELTSQGLVLATGYRYAEPEFLAPVRDRLRYDSRGNFDIGRNYAVDVTGRGVFLQNAGVHTHSVTSPDLGMGAYRNSYLIRELLGSEYYPVEKTIAFQEFGA; encoded by the coding sequence TTGACCGCGCTTCCTGAGCCCGAGCCCGCGCCCGTGACCCAGATCCACGACTTCGTGGGCATCGGGCTCGGCCCGTTCAACCTCGGCCTCGCCTGTCTGACCGAGCCGATCGACGCGCTCGACGGCGTCTTCCTGGAGTCCAAGCCGCACTTCGAGTGGCACTCCGGGATGTTCCTGGACGGCGCCCACCTGCAGACCCCGTTCATGTCGGACCTGGTCACGCTGGCCGACCCGACCTCCCCGTTCTCCTTCCTCAACTACCTGAAGGAGAAGGGCCGGCTCTACTCGTTCTACATCCGCGAGAACTTCTACCCGCTGCGCGTCGAGTACGACGACTACTGCCGCTGGGCCGCCGACCAGCTGAGCAGCGTGCGGTTCTCCACGACCGTCGCCGAGGTGACCTACGAGGACGAGCTGTACGTCGTACGGACGACCGCCGGCGAGGAGTTCCGCGCCCGTCACCTCGTCCTCGGCACCGGCACGCCGCCGTACGTCCCGGAGGTCTGCGCGGGACTGGGCGGCGACTTCACGCACAACTCACGCTATCTCCAGCACAGGGCGGAGCTGCAGAAGAAGGAGTCGATCACGCTCGTCGGCTCCGGCCAGTCGGCCGCCGAGATCTACTACGACCTGCTCAGCGAGATCGACGTCCACGGCTACCGGCTCAACTGGGTGACCCGCTCGCCGCGCTTCTTCCCGCTCGAGTACACCAAGCTCACCCTGGAGATGACCTCCCCCGAGTACGCCGACTACTTCCGCGAGCTGCCGGAGCAGACCCGCTACCGGCTCACGGCCGAGCAGAAGGGCCTCTTCAAGGGCATCGCCGGCGACCTCGTCGACGAGATCTTCGACCTGCTCTACCAGAAGAACCTCGGCGGCCCCGTCCCCACCCGGCTGCTCACCAACTCCTCGCTCACCGGGGCGTCCTACGCCGACGGCGCCTACACGCTGTCCTTCCGCCAGGAGGAGCAGGGCAAGGACTTCGAGCTGACCTCCCAGGGGCTCGTCCTCGCCACCGGCTACCGGTACGCCGAGCCGGAGTTCCTCGCGCCCGTCCGGGACCGGCTGCGCTACGACTCCCGGGGCAACTTCGACATCGGCCGCAACTACGCCGTCGACGTCACCGGCCGGGGCGTGTTCCTGCAGAACGCGGGCGTGCACACGCACAGCGTCACCTCGCCCGACCTCGGCATGGGCGCCTACCGCAACAGCTACCTCATCCGCGAGCTGCTCGGCAGCGAGTACTACCCCGTCGAGAAGACCATCGCGTTCCAGGAGTTCGGCGCATGA
- a CDS encoding GNAT family N-acetyltransferase, protein MNTVTGTATARATAASADTDATPTAAVGPLSFRPLDPLRDAGLLHRWVTHPKAAYWMMREARLVDVERAYMEIAADEHHHALLGLHDGEPAFLMEYYDPRHRELVGLYEPQPGDVGMHFLVAPTDRPVHGFTRAVITAVMARLFEDPAVARVVVEPDVSNEAVHALNEAVGFVAEREIQKPEKPALLSFCTREQFAAATGVTA, encoded by the coding sequence ATGAACACCGTCACCGGCACCGCCACGGCCCGCGCCACGGCCGCCTCCGCCGACACGGACGCCACCCCCACGGCCGCCGTCGGTCCGCTCTCCTTCCGTCCTCTCGACCCCCTCCGGGACGCCGGGCTGCTGCACCGCTGGGTCACGCACCCCAAAGCCGCGTACTGGATGATGCGGGAGGCGCGACTCGTCGACGTCGAGCGGGCTTACATGGAGATCGCGGCCGACGAGCACCACCACGCGCTGCTCGGCCTGCACGACGGCGAGCCCGCGTTCCTCATGGAGTACTACGACCCCCGCCACCGCGAGCTGGTCGGCCTGTACGAGCCGCAGCCCGGTGACGTCGGCATGCACTTCCTGGTCGCCCCCACCGACCGGCCCGTGCACGGGTTCACGCGCGCCGTCATCACCGCCGTCATGGCCCGTCTCTTCGAGGACCCGGCCGTCGCCCGCGTCGTCGTCGAACCGGACGTGTCCAACGAGGCCGTGCACGCGCTGAACGAGGCCGTCGGGTTCGTGGCCGAGCGGGAGATCCAGAAGCCGGAGAAGCCGGCGCTGCTCAGCTTCTGCACCCGCGAGCAGTTCGCCGCGGCCACGGGGGTGACGGCATGA
- a CDS encoding IucA/IucC family protein codes for MSLADAVSHLSPERWAQANRLLVRKALAEFAHERLITPDLITPEKQDGRYVVRGDDGLTAYRFTAVRRALDHWQVDAGSITRTRDGAELPLEALDFFIELQKTLGLSDAILPVYLEEISSTLSSTCFKLTKPQVTSAELVRSGFQAIETGMTEGHPCFVANNGRLGFGVHEYLSYAPETASPVRLVWLAAHRSRAAFTAGVGISYESFVREELGEETVERFDGILRERNLDPSDHLLIPVHPWQWWNKLSVTFAAEIARGNLVCLGEGDDEYLAQQSIRTFFNRSHPEKHYVKTALSVLNMGFMRGLSAAYMEATPAINDWLAQLIDNDPVLKASGLSIIRERAAVGYRHLEYEAATDRHSPYRKMLAALWRESPVTSLRDGESLATMAALVHVDHEGRSAAGALVEQSGLRPTAWLRAYLEAYYTPLLHCFYAYDLVFMPHGENTILVLKDGVVQRAVYKDIAEEIAVLDPDAVLPPEVRRIRVEVPDDTKLLSVFTDVFDCFFRFLAAGLADEGILEEDGFWRTVAEVTRAYQEAHPELADRFRQYDLFAPEFALSCLNRLQLRDNRQMVDLADPAGALQLIGTLENPVAGF; via the coding sequence ATGAGCCTCGCCGACGCCGTGTCCCACCTCTCCCCCGAACGCTGGGCTCAGGCCAACCGCCTGCTGGTCCGCAAGGCCCTCGCGGAGTTCGCGCACGAGCGCCTGATCACCCCCGACCTGATCACCCCCGAGAAGCAGGACGGCCGGTACGTCGTCCGAGGCGACGACGGGCTGACGGCCTACCGCTTCACCGCCGTCCGCCGCGCCCTGGACCACTGGCAGGTGGACGCCGGCTCGATCACCCGCACCCGCGACGGGGCCGAACTCCCGCTGGAGGCGTTGGACTTCTTCATCGAGCTGCAGAAGACGCTGGGCCTCAGCGACGCGATCCTGCCGGTCTACCTGGAGGAGATCTCCTCCACCCTCTCCTCCACCTGCTTCAAGCTGACCAAGCCGCAGGTCACGTCGGCGGAACTGGTCAGGAGCGGCTTCCAGGCCATCGAGACCGGGATGACGGAGGGACACCCCTGCTTCGTCGCCAACAACGGGCGGCTCGGCTTCGGCGTCCACGAGTACCTGTCGTACGCCCCGGAGACGGCGAGCCCGGTCCGGCTGGTGTGGCTGGCGGCCCACCGCTCACGGGCCGCGTTCACGGCCGGCGTCGGGATCTCGTACGAGTCGTTCGTGCGCGAGGAACTGGGCGAGGAGACGGTCGAGCGGTTCGACGGGATCCTGCGCGAGCGGAACCTCGACCCGTCGGACCACCTCCTCATCCCCGTCCACCCCTGGCAGTGGTGGAACAAGCTCTCCGTCACCTTCGCGGCCGAGATCGCCCGCGGGAACCTGGTGTGCCTCGGCGAGGGCGACGACGAATACCTGGCGCAGCAGTCCATCCGGACGTTCTTCAACCGCTCCCACCCCGAGAAGCACTACGTGAAGACGGCCCTGTCCGTGCTGAACATGGGCTTCATGCGGGGACTGTCGGCCGCCTACATGGAGGCGACGCCGGCCATCAACGACTGGCTGGCCCAGCTCATCGACAACGACCCGGTGCTGAAGGCGAGCGGCCTGTCGATCATCCGGGAGCGGGCCGCCGTCGGCTACCGGCACCTGGAGTACGAGGCCGCCACTGACCGCCACTCGCCTTACCGCAAGATGCTGGCCGCGCTGTGGCGCGAGAGCCCCGTGACCTCCCTCCGGGACGGCGAGTCGCTCGCGACCATGGCCGCTCTGGTCCACGTCGACCACGAGGGCAGGTCGGCGGCGGGCGCGCTGGTCGAGCAGTCCGGCCTGCGCCCCACCGCATGGCTGCGCGCCTACCTGGAGGCGTACTACACGCCGTTGCTGCACTGTTTCTACGCCTACGACCTGGTGTTCATGCCGCACGGCGAGAACACGATCCTGGTGCTGAAGGACGGGGTGGTGCAGCGGGCGGTCTACAAGGACATCGCCGAGGAGATCGCCGTCCTGGACCCGGACGCGGTGCTGCCGCCCGAGGTCCGGCGCATCCGCGTCGAGGTGCCCGACGACACGAAGCTGCTGTCCGTTTTCACCGACGTCTTCGACTGTTTCTTCCGTTTCCTCGCCGCCGGCCTGGCCGACGAGGGAATCCTGGAGGAGGACGGCTTCTGGCGCACGGTCGCCGAGGTCACCCGCGCCTACCAGGAGGCACACCCCGAACTGGCCGACCGGTTCCGCCAGTACGACCTGTTCGCCCCCGAGTTCGCCCTGTCCTGCCTCAACCGGCTCCAACTGCGCGACAACAGGCAGATGGTGGACCTGGCGGACCCGGCGGGCGCCCTCCAGCTGATCGGCACCCTGGAAAATCCCGTCGCGGGGTTCTGA
- a CDS encoding DUF4429 domain-containing protein — protein sequence MAEIIQRDGTWVFDGDALRLTPGRDKNVSLLRRTLGELTVPLGALAGVSFEQGKKTGRLRLRLRDGADPLLHATGGRLTEPHDPYQLTVESDRYGVAEYLVDEVRRALLLDGVPAGPVHAYLLPGPSVPLSVSAGDGTAGFDGERVRLEWNWKTEESKSSGGARSIGVAEIEGVEWQPAVGLENGCLRFRLRHAPTKAPAKYDPNAVELWGFKKDPLMALVAAAVQARLPHPAAAPENALPPSTSSMSSTSSASSVSSVSSAPGLPPGAVPSPAPGPDHDALLRRLRELGELHRDGVLTDDEFALAKQAVLHRM from the coding sequence ATGGCGGAAATCATCCAGCGCGACGGAACATGGGTCTTCGACGGCGACGCCCTGCGGCTGACCCCGGGCCGGGACAAGAACGTCAGCCTGCTCCGCCGGACGCTGGGCGAACTCACCGTTCCCCTGGGCGCGTTGGCCGGCGTCTCGTTCGAGCAGGGCAAGAAGACCGGACGGCTCAGGCTTCGGCTGCGCGACGGCGCGGACCCCCTGCTGCACGCGACCGGCGGCCGGCTGACCGAACCGCACGACCCCTACCAGCTGACCGTCGAGTCCGACCGGTACGGCGTCGCCGAATACCTCGTGGACGAGGTGCGCCGGGCGCTGCTGCTCGACGGGGTCCCGGCCGGCCCGGTCCACGCCTATCTACTGCCCGGCCCCTCCGTGCCCCTGTCGGTCTCCGCCGGGGACGGCACCGCGGGCTTCGACGGTGAGCGGGTGCGCCTGGAGTGGAACTGGAAGACGGAGGAGTCCAAGTCCTCGGGCGGCGCCCGCAGTATCGGCGTCGCCGAGATCGAGGGCGTGGAGTGGCAGCCCGCGGTCGGTCTCGAGAACGGTTGCCTGCGTTTCCGGCTGCGGCACGCGCCGACGAAGGCGCCGGCCAAGTACGACCCCAACGCCGTGGAACTGTGGGGGTTCAAGAAGGACCCCCTGATGGCGCTCGTCGCCGCTGCCGTGCAGGCCCGGCTGCCCCACCCGGCCGCCGCCCCCGAGAACGCGCTGCCGCCGTCCACATCGTCCATGTCCTCCACGTCGTCGGCGTCGTCCGTGTCGTCCGTGTCGTCCGCGCCGGGCCTGCCGCCGGGGGCCGTGCCCTCGCCCGCGCCCGGCCCGGACCACGACGCCCTGCTGCGCCGACTGCGCGAGCTCGGCGAGCTGCACCGCGACGGCGTGCTGACGGACGACGAGTTCGCGCTGGCCAAGCAGGCGGTCCTGCACCGCATGTGA
- the glmS gene encoding glutamine--fructose-6-phosphate transaminase (isomerizing) — protein sequence MCGIVGYIGKRDVAPLLLEGLQRLEYRGYDSAGIVVTSPKTAGLKMVKAKGRVRDLEAKVPARFKGTTGIAHTRWATHGAPSDVNAHPHMSADLKVAVVHNGIVDNASDLRRKLEADGVEFLSETDTEVLVHLIARSQADKLEDKVREALRVVEGTYGIAVMHADFNDRIVVARNGSPVVLGIGEKEMFVASDIAALVAHTRQIVTLDDGEMATLKADDFRTYTTEGTRTTAEPTTVEWEAASYDMGGHDTYMHKEIHEQADAVDRVLRGRIDDRFSTVHLGGLNLDAREARQIRRVKILGCGTSYHAGMIGAQMIEELARIPADAEPASEFRYRNAVVDPDTLYIAVSQSGETYDVLAAVQELKRKGARVLGMVNVVGSAIAREADGGVYVHAGPEVCVVSTKCFTNTTVAFALLALHLGRTRDLSVRDGKRIIEGLRKLPGQIAEILSQEEEIKKLAEEFAEARSMLFIGRVRGYPVAREASLKLKEVSYIHAEAYPASELKHGPLALIEPALPTVAIVPNDDLLEKNRAALEEIKARSGRILAVAHECQEKADQTIVVPKNEDELDPILMGIPLQLLAYYTAKALGRDIDKPRNLAKSVTVE from the coding sequence ATGTGCGGAATCGTCGGATACATCGGCAAGCGCGACGTCGCGCCCCTGCTGCTGGAGGGACTGCAGCGCCTGGAGTACCGCGGGTACGACTCGGCGGGCATCGTCGTCACCTCCCCGAAGACGGCCGGCCTGAAGATGGTCAAGGCCAAGGGCCGGGTCCGTGACCTGGAGGCCAAGGTCCCGGCGCGCTTCAAGGGCACGACCGGCATCGCGCACACCCGCTGGGCCACCCACGGCGCCCCGTCCGACGTGAACGCCCACCCGCACATGTCGGCCGACCTCAAGGTCGCCGTCGTCCACAACGGCATCGTGGACAACGCCTCCGACCTGCGCAGGAAGCTCGAGGCCGACGGCGTCGAGTTCCTCTCCGAGACGGACACCGAGGTGCTCGTCCACCTCATCGCCCGCTCCCAGGCCGACAAGCTCGAGGACAAGGTCCGCGAGGCGCTGCGCGTGGTCGAGGGCACCTACGGCATCGCCGTCATGCACGCCGACTTCAACGACCGCATCGTCGTGGCCCGCAACGGCTCGCCGGTCGTCCTCGGCATCGGCGAGAAGGAGATGTTCGTCGCCTCGGACATCGCCGCGCTGGTCGCCCACACCCGTCAGATAGTCACCCTCGACGACGGCGAGATGGCCACCCTCAAGGCCGACGACTTCCGCACGTACACCACCGAGGGCACCCGCACCACGGCCGAGCCGACGACCGTCGAGTGGGAGGCCGCCTCCTACGACATGGGCGGCCACGACACCTACATGCACAAGGAGATCCACGAGCAGGCCGACGCCGTGGACCGCGTGCTGCGCGGCCGCATCGACGACCGCTTCTCCACCGTGCACCTCGGCGGCCTCAACCTGGACGCCCGCGAGGCTCGCCAGATCCGCCGCGTCAAGATCCTCGGCTGCGGCACCTCGTACCACGCGGGCATGATCGGCGCCCAGATGATCGAGGAGCTGGCCCGCATCCCCGCGGACGCCGAGCCCGCCTCCGAGTTCCGCTACCGCAACGCGGTCGTGGACCCCGACACCCTGTACATCGCCGTCTCGCAGTCCGGTGAGACGTACGACGTGCTGGCCGCCGTGCAGGAACTGAAGCGCAAGGGCGCCCGGGTGCTGGGCATGGTCAACGTGGTCGGCTCGGCGATCGCCCGCGAGGCGGACGGCGGCGTGTACGTGCACGCGGGCCCCGAGGTCTGCGTCGTCTCGACGAAGTGCTTCACCAACACCACCGTGGCGTTCGCGCTGCTCGCCCTGCACCTGGGCCGCACCCGCGACCTGTCGGTGCGCGACGGCAAGCGGATCATCGAGGGGCTGCGCAAGCTGCCGGGCCAGATCGCGGAGATCCTCTCCCAGGAGGAGGAGATCAAGAAGCTGGCCGAGGAGTTCGCCGAGGCCCGCTCGATGCTCTTCATCGGCCGCGTCCGGGGCTACCCGGTGGCCCGTGAGGCCTCCCTGAAGCTGAAGGAGGTCTCGTACATCCACGCCGAGGCCTACCCGGCCTCCGAGCTCAAGCACGGCCCGCTGGCCCTCATCGAGCCCGCCCTGCCGACGGTCGCGATCGTCCCGAACGACGACCTGCTGGAGAAGAACCGCGCGGCACTGGAGGAGATCAAGGCCCGCAGCGGCCGGATCCTCGCGGTGGCCCACGAGTGCCAGGAGAAGGCCGACCAGACGATCGTCGTCCCGAAGAACGAGGACGAGCTCGACCCGATCCTGATGGGCATCCCGCTCCAGCTCCTCGCCTACTACACGGCGAAGGCGCTCGGCCGGGACATCGACAAGCCCCGCAACCTCGCCAAGTCGGTGACGGTCGAGTAG
- a CDS encoding GPR1/FUN34/YaaH family transporter — MDNDVSAGSSTTTIAGRLALGVTLLAFGLGYTDLIDGVTAADAVSIAHYIGGVALFVAGLFALRDRDSATGTAYTVLGAFWFTWAVSAGTQISDNAAGLFLLLFALVALSLTLAGGDQLGQGAYGLFCAGLVLMAVARFADSDGLTKAGGWFAVAAGAVAWYAATAALAHWPTAFSRRAARPGVTAAG, encoded by the coding sequence GTGGACAACGACGTCTCTGCGGGAAGCAGCACCACCACGATCGCCGGCCGACTCGCCCTGGGTGTCACCCTGTTGGCCTTCGGCCTCGGGTACACCGACCTCATCGACGGTGTGACGGCTGCGGACGCCGTATCGATCGCCCACTACATCGGCGGCGTCGCACTGTTCGTCGCCGGCCTGTTCGCCCTCCGGGACCGTGACTCGGCCACCGGCACCGCCTACACCGTCCTCGGCGCCTTCTGGTTCACCTGGGCCGTCTCCGCCGGAACCCAGATCTCCGACAACGCGGCGGGGCTCTTCCTGCTCCTGTTCGCCCTCGTGGCGCTCTCGCTGACCCTCGCCGGCGGCGACCAACTCGGCCAGGGCGCCTACGGGTTGTTCTGCGCCGGGCTGGTGCTGATGGCCGTCGCCCGGTTCGCCGACAGCGACGGTCTCACCAAGGCGGGCGGCTGGTTCGCCGTCGCGGCGGGCGCGGTCGCCTGGTACGCGGCGACGGCGGCGCTGGCCCACTGGCCCACCGCGTTCTCCCGACGCGCTGCCCGCCCCGGAGTGACGGCCGCGGGCTGA